One Deinococcus aerius genomic region harbors:
- a CDS encoding TolC family protein, with translation MHTLTRTPTLTLALGLALLVPTAAAQSTVTVTQAVQAALTNGTDVRTAQANLEKATAANRAAQADPSTLAAAKLSAGQGQALATVGLRAARLSTLQNAVNAYTALYEAQENVELQTLQNAVNQKALQVAQVKQSVGNATALDVQKAQNTLAGSAQDLADARAQVNLASAKMASLTGLASGVRAAGLTTVPTLKTSLTQLRSGLGENLTSVVSAQQDVAAAQLTVKLSDNDFTPARTLQDARTALANAQRTLDAAQKNASTALASAYQTAQNAAEQLKVAGSREAAAGKSYTQDAARLKSGTISPVELQQTQLALKQAQYARLQAQDNVLESLAALSVAAGQNLTGIGGTL, from the coding sequence ATGCACACCTTGACCCGCACGCCGACCCTGACCCTTGCCCTCGGACTCGCCCTGCTCGTGCCTACCGCCGCTGCCCAGTCCACTGTTACCGTCACCCAGGCGGTGCAGGCCGCGCTGACGAACGGCACCGATGTCCGCACGGCGCAGGCCAACCTCGAAAAAGCGACGGCCGCGAACCGGGCCGCGCAGGCCGACCCCAGCACCCTCGCCGCCGCCAAGCTCTCCGCGGGGCAGGGGCAGGCGCTCGCCACCGTGGGGCTCCGCGCGGCGCGGCTCTCCACCCTCCAGAATGCGGTGAACGCCTACACCGCCCTCTACGAGGCGCAGGAGAACGTGGAACTCCAGACCCTCCAGAACGCGGTCAATCAGAAGGCCCTCCAGGTCGCGCAGGTCAAGCAGAGCGTGGGTAACGCCACCGCCCTCGACGTGCAAAAGGCCCAGAACACCCTGGCGGGCAGCGCCCAGGACCTCGCCGACGCGCGGGCGCAGGTCAACCTCGCCTCGGCCAAGATGGCGAGCCTGACCGGATTGGCGAGCGGGGTGCGGGCGGCGGGGCTGACGACAGTTCCGACCCTCAAGACCAGCCTGACCCAGCTTCGTTCAGGGCTGGGCGAGAACCTCACCTCGGTGGTGTCCGCCCAGCAGGACGTGGCCGCCGCTCAGCTCACCGTGAAGCTCTCGGACAACGACTTCACGCCCGCCCGCACGCTGCAAGACGCCCGCACCGCCCTCGCCAACGCGCAGCGCACGCTCGACGCCGCGCAGAAGAACGCGAGTACGGCGCTGGCCTCGGCGTACCAGACCGCTCAGAACGCCGCCGAGCAGCTCAAGGTCGCCGGGAGCCGCGAGGCCGCCGCGGGGAAGAGTTACACCCAGGACGCGGCCCGCCTGAAGAGCGGCACGATCAGCCCCGTCGAACTCCAGCAGACCCAGCTCGCCCTGAAGCAGGCACAGTACGCCCGGCTCCAGGCGCAGGACAACGTGCTGGAGTCGCTCGCCGCGCTGTCCGTGGCGGCGGGTCAGAACCTGACCGGGATTGGAGGGACCCTATGA
- a CDS encoding efflux RND transporter periplasmic adaptor subunit — protein sequence MTTPPTTTTAVTSRPVRRRGRWPWVLAGLLLVGGVGGGVWYTRTHSGQTQTATAQTQLQTVQPGTVRVSVSGPGTLEAAVTRTIGVDRNVTVGTLPAVGERVTRGQLLTTLTSDDVTANVTTAELNLQKARAALDALRATQASSRAQQQSSVTQADANVTSAGQTLSDAERALTTAQTTLNAQERLAAVGAVSAQDLASARTAVADAQAKVQSARASLASARASAASARTQQRAGAESNAQDLRNSQIAVQQAEENLATARKAQADLKVYAPISGVVSAVNATEGAVIGTSSDTALLTLLDDTTLNLPVQVDETEISGVKVGQTAEVTLDAYENDTFTGKVVRVSPGATQSNGISVFTATVSLPNTDGKLRPGMTAEAEIIQSEASGLVVPTKAIQSVRDRSYVLVQGAEGNDPERTRVTTGATDGTNTIVESGLTAGQQVVVPGSTRSSTSSSSTSGSNRQSGFGGPPGGGFGGPP from the coding sequence ATGACGACTCCGCCCACCACGACCACGGCGGTGACCTCCCGCCCGGTGCGGCGCCGGGGGCGCTGGCCGTGGGTCCTTGCGGGTCTGCTCCTGGTCGGCGGAGTGGGGGGCGGCGTGTGGTACACCCGCACCCACTCCGGGCAGACGCAGACGGCCACCGCCCAGACGCAGCTTCAGACCGTCCAACCCGGCACTGTGCGCGTCAGCGTGAGTGGCCCCGGCACCCTGGAGGCCGCCGTCACCCGCACCATCGGCGTGGACCGCAACGTGACGGTGGGGACGCTGCCCGCGGTCGGGGAGCGGGTCACCAGGGGCCAGCTCCTGACCACCCTCACGAGTGACGACGTGACGGCGAACGTCACCACCGCCGAGCTGAACCTGCAAAAGGCCCGCGCGGCCCTGGACGCCCTGCGCGCCACCCAGGCGTCGAGTCGAGCACAGCAGCAGAGCAGCGTCACGCAGGCGGACGCGAACGTCACCTCGGCGGGGCAGACGCTGAGTGACGCCGAGCGGGCGCTGACCACCGCCCAGACCACCCTGAACGCGCAGGAACGCCTCGCCGCCGTCGGGGCCGTGAGCGCCCAGGACCTCGCCAGCGCCAGAACAGCCGTGGCCGACGCGCAAGCCAAGGTGCAGAGCGCCCGCGCCAGTCTGGCCAGCGCCCGCGCGAGTGCCGCCAGCGCCCGCACCCAGCAGCGGGCGGGGGCCGAGAGCAACGCCCAGGACCTCCGCAATTCGCAGATCGCCGTGCAGCAGGCCGAGGAGAACCTGGCGACTGCCCGCAAGGCCCAGGCTGACCTCAAGGTGTACGCCCCGATCAGCGGCGTGGTGAGCGCCGTCAACGCCACCGAGGGCGCGGTCATCGGCACGAGCAGCGACACGGCCCTCCTCACCCTGCTCGACGACACCACCCTCAACCTCCCCGTGCAGGTGGACGAGACCGAGATTTCGGGGGTGAAGGTGGGGCAGACGGCGGAAGTCACCCTCGACGCCTACGAGAACGACACCTTCACCGGCAAGGTGGTGCGCGTGTCGCCGGGGGCCACCCAGTCGAACGGCATCAGCGTCTTCACGGCGACCGTCAGCCTGCCGAACACGGATGGCAAGTTGCGCCCGGGCATGACCGCCGAGGCGGAGATCATTCAGAGCGAGGCGTCGGGGCTGGTCGTGCCCACGAAGGCCATCCAATCCGTCCGGGACCGCAGCTACGTCCTGGTACAGGGGGCGGAGGGCAACGACCCCGAGCGGACGCGCGTGACGACTGGCGCCACCGACGGCACGAACACCATCGTCGAGAGCGGGCTGACGGCGGGGCAGCAGGTCGTCGTGCCGGGCAGCACCCGGAGCAGCACGTCCAGTTCCTCCACCTCGGGTTCCAACCGGCAGTCGGGCTTCGGCGGCCCTCCCGGTGGGGGCTTCGGGGGGCCGCCATGA
- a CDS encoding RNA polymerase sigma factor yields the protein MTPEPDILTPELLARLTNGEEAAWYDFVSTYEGRMYAYLYRLEGNAEDALDLTQEVFYRAWRSIKTFREGERVLPWLYQVARNTQIESHRRKQLQRFSLEEAREDVGFEVTSAARSPSQAAESADAQDRVQRALMRLPEEYREAVVLRFVEDLPYDEIARIQGVAVGTAKSRVFRAKEQLAELLADVADVH from the coding sequence GTGACCCCCGAGCCGGACATCCTCACGCCCGAGTTGCTCGCCCGCTTAACCAACGGCGAGGAGGCCGCCTGGTACGACTTCGTGAGCACCTACGAGGGCCGGATGTACGCCTACCTCTACCGCCTGGAGGGGAACGCCGAGGACGCCTTGGACCTCACCCAGGAGGTCTTTTACCGCGCCTGGCGCTCCATCAAGACCTTCCGCGAGGGCGAGCGGGTCCTGCCCTGGCTCTATCAGGTCGCGCGCAACACCCAGATCGAGTCGCACCGCCGCAAGCAGCTCCAGCGCTTCAGCCTGGAGGAGGCCCGCGAGGACGTGGGCTTCGAGGTGACGAGCGCGGCCCGCTCGCCCTCCCAGGCCGCCGAGAGCGCCGACGCGCAGGACCGGGTGCAGCGCGCGCTGATGCGCCTGCCGGAGGAATACCGCGAGGCCGTCGTGCTGCGCTTCGTCGAGGACCTCCCCTACGACGAGATCGCGCGCATTCAGGGGGTTGCCGTCGGGACGGCCAAGAGCCGCGTGTTCCGCGCCAAGGAGCAACTGGCGGAGTTGCTCGCGGATGTGGCGGACGTGCATTGA
- a CDS encoding sensor histidine kinase, with the protein MRLRRPRFPPVRWRTPSLAVTLLLAMLLVVGLAVGGMFLFSNLAGRREVAKLPPEVQTYLRERQEAERRGQEPPPPPHPPALPGTSAARGTGEAQPDPGVTDRADRSQGGRGGGGLPAVLNPRNRSFIRDVQTSLIQGGLVAAAVAASLSLLLARRVARPISAVSQAAVRLANGDLTSRAPALRGDREVADLARTFNEMAGSLEALERERQQAVADIAHELRTPIAIMQARLDALEDGVYPLDREQIGLLSAQTQLLTRLVGDLRTLTLADAGRLGLHLEELDLAEVAGQVVRDLGDRAGERGVTLTAAAHPAAVVADPDRVRQVTANLVENALRHARSQVTVRVETAPDGVRLHVDDDGPGIPEDLRETVFTRFTRLDESRTRDTGGSGLGLAIVRALAGAHGGHACADASPLGGARFTVTLPHQMG; encoded by the coding sequence TTGAGGCTGCGCCGCCCCCGCTTCCCCCCCGTCCGCTGGCGCACGCCGAGCCTGGCGGTGACGCTGCTCCTCGCCATGCTGCTCGTCGTGGGGCTGGCGGTGGGCGGCATGTTCCTGTTCTCGAACCTCGCCGGGCGCCGCGAGGTCGCCAAGCTGCCGCCCGAGGTCCAGACGTACCTGCGCGAGCGCCAGGAAGCCGAGCGCCGGGGCCAGGAACCGCCCCCACCCCCCCATCCCCCGGCCCTGCCGGGAACAAGCGCGGCGCGGGGCACGGGGGAGGCCCAACCTGATCCGGGTGTCACGGACCGCGCCGACCGCTCCCAGGGGGGACGCGGGGGCGGTGGCCTGCCCGCCGTCCTCAACCCCCGCAACCGCTCCTTCATCCGTGACGTGCAGACCAGCCTGATTCAGGGCGGCCTCGTCGCGGCGGCGGTCGCGGCCTCCCTCAGCCTGCTGCTCGCGCGGCGGGTGGCGCGGCCCATCTCGGCGGTGTCGCAGGCGGCGGTGCGGCTGGCGAACGGCGACCTGACCTCCCGCGCGCCCGCGCTCCGGGGGGACCGGGAGGTCGCCGACCTCGCCCGCACCTTCAACGAGATGGCGGGCAGCCTGGAGGCCCTGGAGCGCGAGCGCCAGCAGGCCGTCGCCGACATCGCGCACGAGCTGCGCACCCCCATCGCCATCATGCAGGCCCGCCTGGACGCGCTGGAGGACGGCGTCTACCCCCTCGACCGCGAGCAGATCGGGCTGCTGAGCGCGCAGACGCAGCTCCTGACCCGCCTGGTGGGCGACCTGCGGACCCTCACCCTCGCCGACGCCGGGCGGCTCGGCCTGCACCTGGAGGAACTCGACCTCGCCGAGGTGGCCGGGCAGGTCGTGCGCGACCTGGGGGACCGGGCGGGGGAGCGCGGGGTCACGCTGACGGCGGCGGCTCATCCTGCCGCCGTGGTGGCCGACCCCGACCGGGTGCGGCAGGTCACCGCCAACCTCGTGGAAAACGCCCTGCGGCATGCCCGCAGCCAGGTCACCGTGCGCGTGGAGACGGCCCCCGACGGGGTGAGGCTCCACGTGGACGACGACGGCCCCGGCATCCCCGAGGACCTGCGCGAGACGGTCTTCACCCGCTTCACCCGCCTCGACGAGAGCCGCACCCGCGACACGGGCGGCAGCGGCCTCGGCCTCGCCATCGTCCGCGCCCTCGCCGGAGCCCACGGCGGCCACGCCTGCGCCGACGCCTCCCCCCTCGGCGGCGCCCGCTTCACGGTGACCCTGCCGCATCAGATGGGGTGA
- a CDS encoding TolC family protein, with protein MTSPPPRLPLLRTLTLALLLGAGGVQAQTTQTTPTQTQTAPSSTLTLDAALARLAQAPSVTQAGLSVRVAQENLNAARGALGLSVSVTGSASYTGGSTTTASDGTTTSTAGSLGGSAGVQASLGLLPWSSGQSSLRTAQRSLTLAQANLAAAQASARLNVYQQYLAAVVAGQDVTLATQTLALRQRQLEIARTQQTQNNATQESVLSAQANVQLAQGSVTEAQSSLESARLNLAAVLNQDLTGVTFSTQPASTFTLPDLNTLVARARTNTVDVVQAQNNLATAQDTLETQQRDQQLPDLTASVRYGPAGSGGLTASLDVKEGNAGIGYSVPFGASGSNASNRFVASITGSYVVYSPAARAQVSAAQANVTQAQLTLQVAQQNAELNVRTLYSTAQTNLIALQAKQTQVEAAQAALSAAQARLSAGTSTADDVTAAQISLAQAQRDLVQARATVQLALIRLVNAAGGSQ; from the coding sequence ATGACGAGCCCTCCCCCCCGCCTCCCCCTTCTCCGAACGTTGACGCTCGCGCTGCTATTGGGAGCGGGCGGCGTGCAGGCGCAGACGACGCAGACCACACCGACCCAGACGCAAACCGCACCGTCCTCCACCCTGACGCTCGACGCGGCGCTGGCCCGGCTCGCGCAGGCCCCCAGCGTGACCCAGGCGGGGCTCAGCGTGCGGGTCGCGCAGGAGAACCTGAACGCGGCCCGGGGTGCCCTTGGGCTCAGCGTCAGCGTGACCGGGAGTGCCAGCTACACGGGGGGCTCGACGACCACAGCGAGTGACGGCACGACCACCTCCACCGCGGGCAGCCTGGGAGGCAGCGCGGGCGTGCAGGCGAGCCTGGGACTGCTGCCGTGGTCGAGCGGGCAGTCGAGTCTGCGAACGGCTCAACGCAGCCTGACCCTGGCCCAGGCGAACCTGGCGGCGGCGCAGGCCAGCGCCCGCTTGAACGTCTACCAGCAGTACCTCGCGGCGGTCGTGGCCGGGCAGGACGTGACGCTCGCCACGCAGACGCTCGCCCTGCGCCAGCGGCAACTGGAGATCGCGCGCACGCAGCAGACGCAGAACAATGCGACCCAGGAGAGCGTGCTGAGCGCCCAGGCGAACGTGCAACTCGCCCAGGGCTCGGTCACGGAGGCGCAGAGCAGCCTGGAGAGTGCGCGGCTCAACCTCGCCGCCGTGCTGAACCAGGACCTGACGGGCGTGACGTTCTCCACCCAGCCCGCAAGTACCTTCACCCTGCCCGACCTGAACACCCTCGTCGCCCGGGCGCGCACGAACACGGTGGACGTGGTCCAGGCGCAGAACAACCTCGCCACCGCGCAGGACACGCTGGAGACGCAGCAGCGGGACCAGCAGCTTCCTGACCTGACCGCGAGCGTGCGGTACGGACCAGCCGGAAGCGGCGGCCTGACCGCCAGCCTGGACGTGAAGGAGGGGAACGCGGGCATCGGCTACAGCGTGCCCTTCGGCGCGAGCGGGAGCAATGCCAGCAACCGCTTCGTCGCCAGCATCACCGGCAGCTACGTGGTGTACTCGCCCGCCGCGCGTGCCCAGGTGTCGGCGGCGCAGGCGAACGTCACGCAGGCACAGCTCACCTTGCAAGTCGCGCAGCAGAACGCCGAACTCAACGTCCGCACCCTGTACAGCACGGCCCAGACGAATCTGATCGCCCTCCAGGCGAAGCAGACGCAGGTGGAGGCCGCGCAGGCGGCCCTGAGCGCCGCGCAGGCTCGTCTGTCCGCCGGGACCAGCACCGCCGACGACGTGACGGCGGCCCAGATTTCGCTCGCCCAGGCGCAGCGGGACCTCGTGCAGGCCCGCGCCACCGTTCAACTCGCCCTGATTCGACTCGTCAATGCCGCCGGAGGCTCCCAGTGA
- a CDS encoding FUN14 domain-containing protein, translated as MLPPLPDALSTSPIADALRPLLPDLSVGAVLGFATGFALKKIGRLALLALGLLFITVQVLAYFDLLTVNWPRVQALADPLLRQGGEVGGAWVGQVLTANLPFVGAFTAGLLVGLRARG; from the coding sequence ATGCTCCCGCCCTTGCCCGACGCGCTCTCCACCTCGCCCATCGCCGACGCCCTGCGGCCGCTGCTCCCCGATCTGAGCGTGGGGGCGGTGCTGGGGTTTGCCACGGGGTTCGCGCTGAAAAAGATCGGGCGTCTGGCCCTGCTGGCGTTGGGGTTGCTGTTCATCACCGTGCAGGTGCTGGCCTACTTCGACCTGCTGACGGTGAACTGGCCGCGGGTGCAGGCGTTGGCCGATCCGCTGCTGCGGCAGGGGGGAGAGGTGGGGGGGGCGTGGGTGGGGCAGGTGCTCACGGCGAATCTGCCGTTTGTGGGGGCGTTTACGGCGGGGCTGTTGGTGGGGCTCAGGGCGCGGGGGTGA
- a CDS encoding CAP domain-containing protein — protein sequence MSLGMWIRGGLLTLGLAGVPWAALVEAGAVQPTGFRVGFSMDEERRAPLTVAFTAQAPTEDRVEWDFGDGSVAQGTRVTHTYYRAGTYTLRARLIDTRGQVRATATGLVQVLSGGPEHAEAVVLLGRGEVRLSAAGSVAYRPGTPSFTLNGRPVGGGPVQIAAGEYRATVRVPGERGTLERTVAFRIAPLAASVPFETEVLRLTNQARARGWNCATLREGGPALPALTRDPQLEVAALAQSAGMALHGYFDHKSGLDGSTPMQRVQATGLRPQAVAENIAAGQRTPEEVVQAWLRSPGHCHNIMGDFSRIGVSYVNRAGSPHLHYWTQVFAAPAE from the coding sequence GTGAGTCTGGGAATGTGGATACGCGGGGGCCTGCTGACGCTGGGGCTGGCGGGCGTGCCGTGGGCGGCGCTGGTGGAGGCGGGGGCCGTTCAGCCCACGGGCTTCCGGGTGGGCTTCTCGATGGACGAGGAGCGGCGGGCCCCGCTGACTGTCGCCTTCACGGCGCAGGCGCCCACCGAGGACCGGGTGGAGTGGGACTTCGGGGACGGGAGCGTGGCCCAGGGCACCCGGGTGACGCACACCTACTACCGGGCGGGCACCTACACCCTGCGTGCCCGTCTGATCGACACGCGCGGACAGGTGCGGGCGACCGCGACCGGCCTGGTCCAGGTCCTCAGCGGCGGCCCCGAACACGCCGAAGCGGTCGTGCTGCTCGGGCGCGGCGAGGTGCGGCTGAGTGCGGCGGGCAGCGTGGCCTACCGTCCCGGCACACCGAGCTTCACCCTGAACGGTCGCCCAGTGGGGGGTGGCCCCGTCCAGATCGCGGCGGGCGAGTACCGCGCGACCGTGCGGGTGCCCGGCGAGAGGGGGACGCTGGAGCGCACCGTCGCCTTCCGCATCGCGCCGCTGGCCGCCAGCGTCCCCTTCGAGACCGAGGTGCTGCGCCTGACGAACCAGGCCCGCGCCCGCGGCTGGAACTGCGCGACCCTGCGGGAAGGCGGCCCGGCGCTGCCAGCCCTGACGCGCGACCCTCAGTTGGAGGTCGCCGCGCTCGCCCAGTCGGCGGGGATGGCGCTGCACGGCTACTTCGACCACAAGAGCGGGCTGGACGGGAGTACGCCGATGCAGCGGGTGCAGGCGACCGGGCTGCGGCCCCAGGCGGTCGCCGAGAACATCGCCGCGGGGCAGCGCACCCCCGAGGAGGTCGTGCAGGCCTGGCTGCGCAGCCCCGGCCACTGCCACAACATCATGGGGGACTTCTCCCGCATCGGCGTGTCGTACGTGAACCGTGCGGGCAGCCCCCACCTCCACTACTGGACGCAGGTGTTTGCCGCGCCCGCCGAGTAG
- a CDS encoding response regulator: MSALILIVEDEPQLAEVLEAYARQEGYRTERAADGNTALTAYRAAHPDLILLDVMLPGRSGLDVLKTVRADGATPVILVTARAEETDQIVGLELGADDYVVKPFRPRELMARVKAVLRRVSAALEDNERPLRVGPLEVDRRAVVARVNGQPLTLTPTEFRLLAHLAQVPGRAFSREELLAAALPDSDALERVVDAHLASVRRKLDGVRAGELLRTVRGVGYRLEASP; encoded by the coding sequence ATGAGCGCCCTGATCCTGATCGTCGAGGATGAACCGCAACTGGCGGAGGTGCTGGAAGCCTACGCGAGGCAGGAGGGCTACCGCACCGAGCGCGCCGCCGACGGGAACACGGCCCTGACCGCCTACCGCGCCGCCCACCCCGACCTCATCCTGCTCGACGTGATGCTGCCTGGCCGGAGCGGCCTCGACGTGCTGAAAACCGTCCGCGCCGACGGCGCCACCCCCGTCATCCTGGTCACCGCCCGCGCCGAGGAGACCGACCAGATCGTGGGGCTGGAACTCGGCGCCGACGATTACGTGGTCAAACCCTTCCGCCCCCGTGAACTCATGGCGCGGGTCAAGGCCGTGCTGAGACGGGTGAGCGCTGCCCTGGAGGACAACGAGCGCCCGCTGCGGGTGGGGCCGCTGGAGGTGGACCGCCGGGCGGTGGTGGCGCGGGTGAACGGGCAGCCGCTGACGCTGACCCCCACGGAGTTCCGGCTGCTCGCGCACCTGGCGCAGGTGCCGGGCCGGGCCTTCTCCCGCGAGGAACTGCTCGCCGCCGCGCTGCCCGACAGCGACGCGCTGGAGCGGGTGGTGGACGCGCACCTCGCCTCGGTGCGGCGCAAGCTCGACGGGGTGCGGGCCGGAGAGCTGCTCCGCACCGTCCGGGGCGTGGGCTACCGCCTGGAGGCGAGCCCTTGA